From Bombyx mori chromosome 26, ASM3026992v2, one genomic window encodes:
- the LOC101737981 gene encoding protein SHQ1 homolog, producing MLTPRFKLTQDDNHIFVTVHAPYTNIGDTEIDVDGENFLFVSSPYFLRLRLPGRIVDDDRAKGSYTCDSGDFNLTFEKETAGEHFENLDMITNLLAPRDIPDVNPNLVEMLEEDGITLENDSDSENLEKFTYGFANKISNEFCSIGNEFPQIFELKAPENVAVDERNSMRMKHENDKFSSDHYLADFFDDELLAPYLSSTSYWDKGDFKNEVEFTDEEVAILKELPNKHYLLSKEEYREIMLGLIDILFGYCYDKRTTLNESTVESSWTINKLSSTLSWFCTFLDTRHVLIACYRRALTYPIFRNYELCNKVKNDLVSLLRKGKKLVIKCMIEVHQMFNTSNDARYILNQLYIKDYLVFLQKCRNEEIMEICNNIANIELCKKDLNLELDELEMAAEMVKQEETEIMENEMAVQMASMSLLPGLKKNIAPYLDESDDDTDSSTDSSDDSSSEDSSDEGLDSDDDP from the coding sequence ATGCTTACTCCACGTTTTAAATTAACGCAAGACGACAACCACATATTCGTAACAGTTCACGCACCGTATACAAACATTGGAGATACAGAAATAGATGTTGATGGCGAAAATTTCCTTTTTGTGTCTAGTCCTTACTTCCTTCGATTGCGATTACCTGGCAGGATCGTTGATGATGATCGGGCAAAAGGTTCATACACTTGTGATTCGGGAGACTTCAATCTCACATTTGAAAAAGAAACTGCCGGGGAACATTTTGAGAACCTTGATATGATCACAAATTTACTAGCACCTCGTGATATACCAGATGTCAATCCTAATCTAGTTGAAATGCTTGAAGAAGATGGAATTACCCTGGAAAATGATAGTGACAGTGAGAACTTAGAAAAATTCACATATGGCTTTGCTAATAAAATATCCAATGAATTTTGCAGCATCGGAAATGAATTTCCacaaatttttgaattaaaagcACCTGAAAATGTTGCTGTGGACGAACGTAATTCTATGAGGATGAAACATGAAAATGATAAATTCTCGTCTGATCATTATCTAGCAGACTTTTTTGATGATGAACTTCTTGCACCCTACTTATCATCCACTTCTTATTGGGACAAAGGGGATTTCAAAAATGAAGTAGAATTTACAGATGAAGAAGTAGCCATATTAAAAGAATTGCCAAACAAGCATTATTTGCTAAGCAAAGAAGAGTATAGAGAAATTATGCTCGGATTAATAGATATCTTGTTTGGGTATTGCTACGACAAAAGAACAACATTAAATGAAAGCACAGTGGAGTCAAGCTGGACCATAAACAAGCTTTCTTCAACACTAAGTTGGTTCTGCACTTTCTTAGATACAAGACATGTTTTGATTGCATGCTACAGGAGAGCACTCACTTATCCGATATTTAGGAACTATGAGCTGTGTAACAAAGTAAAGAATGATCTAGTATCACTATTACGTAAAGGCAAGAAATTGGTAATAAAATGTATGATTGAAGTACATCAAATGTTCAACACTAGTAATGATGCACGTTATATCTTAAACCAGCTTTATATCAAAGACTATTTGGTGTTCTTACAAAAATGTCGTAATGAGGAAATCATGGAAATATGCAATAATATAGCTAATATTGAGCTCTGTAAAAAAGATTTGAACTTAGAGTTAGATGAATTGGAAATGGCTGCTGAAATGGTTAAACAGGAAGAAACTGAAATCATGGAGAATGAGATGGCCGTCCAAATGGCTTCCATGTCTTTACTACCGGGACTGAAAAAGAATATTGCTCCATACCTTGATGAGAGTGATGATGACACTGACAGCTCAACGGACTCAAGTGATGATAGTTCTTCTGAAGATTCCTCTGATGAAGGCCTAGATTCTGATGATGATCCATGA